Proteins co-encoded in one Flavobacterium sp. M31R6 genomic window:
- a CDS encoding cation:proton antiporter: MSQFTEVTETTSHLNPLISDLGLILITATVAVLIFRKLKQPLVLGYLIAGFLAGNHFDFFPSVKEIKSVEVWAEIGVIFLLFSLGLEFSFKKLMKVGGTASITAGIQIVSMCLLGYAVGQWLGWPKMDSIFLGVILSISSTTIILKSFDELGVKTQKFAGIVIGSLIVQDILAILMMVLLSTVAVSNQFSGGDLLMSVLKLLFFLVLWFLGGIFIIPTVLKKTKHLLTDEMLLIISLALCLMMVVLAANAGFSPALGAFIMGSIIAETTQAEHIEHLVKPVKDLFGAVFFVSVGMLINPDALYQHAIPVIILSIVVIFGQSISSTIGAIFSGQPLKDSIRTGMSLSQIGEFSFIIATLGVTLKATNSFLYPIVVAVSAVTVFTTPFMIKYSLPFSEYLAHNLPRKWTKRIERYSASTQAIKTVSLWQTVINAFLIQVIVLVVIILAVILLSSRFILPLVEDYHLGNTMGALITLGIVAPFLWALAFRRVATNEVEQLMLDRKSRGPLTMLFFIRILLSIFFIGLLLNIFFSPKIALIAFIIAVVIYLIFQRKLHIQYHKIENHFLANLNDREIARAKRSRSDLTPWDGHMAIFDIAAESNIAGESLKNLQMRENLGINIVSIKRGDITIHIPSRNERIFPGDEICVIGTDAQVQQFKKYLDQHEMDVSPETVEPDIVLRQIELKNHTFIGKSIKESKLREKTQGLIVGIEKRGNRTLNPESNVILEKDDILWIVGNKKLLADLVHD; the protein is encoded by the coding sequence ATGAGTCAATTTACAGAAGTAACAGAAACCACAAGCCATTTAAACCCTTTGATCAGTGATTTAGGACTCATCTTAATAACTGCGACTGTTGCTGTTTTGATATTTAGAAAACTAAAACAGCCCTTAGTACTTGGATATTTGATTGCCGGTTTTTTGGCGGGTAACCATTTTGATTTTTTCCCTTCTGTCAAAGAGATTAAAAGTGTGGAAGTTTGGGCTGAAATTGGTGTTATCTTTTTGCTTTTTAGTCTCGGACTGGAATTTAGTTTCAAAAAATTAATGAAAGTAGGCGGAACGGCTTCTATCACTGCAGGAATTCAAATTGTAAGCATGTGCCTTTTGGGATATGCCGTTGGTCAATGGTTGGGATGGCCCAAAATGGATAGCATCTTTTTGGGGGTAATTCTCTCCATATCATCGACCACGATTATTTTAAAATCATTTGATGAATTAGGCGTTAAGACGCAAAAATTTGCTGGAATTGTTATTGGCTCTTTAATTGTCCAAGACATACTCGCCATATTAATGATGGTTTTATTGTCAACGGTTGCCGTGAGTAATCAGTTTTCTGGAGGCGACCTTTTAATGTCGGTATTAAAACTGCTCTTCTTTCTCGTCCTTTGGTTTCTGGGAGGGATTTTTATCATTCCAACAGTACTCAAAAAAACCAAACATTTACTCACCGATGAAATGTTACTCATCATTTCGCTCGCCTTGTGTCTGATGATGGTTGTTCTTGCTGCAAATGCCGGTTTTTCGCCTGCACTAGGCGCTTTTATAATGGGCTCTATCATTGCCGAAACTACTCAGGCCGAACATATCGAACATTTGGTAAAGCCCGTAAAAGACTTATTTGGCGCCGTATTTTTTGTATCGGTTGGTATGTTAATCAATCCCGATGCATTGTACCAACACGCCATTCCTGTAATCATTCTTTCTATTGTCGTTATTTTTGGCCAATCCATCAGTTCTACAATTGGCGCCATATTTTCAGGACAACCACTTAAAGATTCAATCCGAACCGGAATGAGTTTATCCCAAATTGGGGAATTCTCGTTCATCATTGCGACTTTGGGAGTAACCTTGAAAGCAACAAATTCTTTTTTGTATCCAATAGTGGTTGCCGTTTCGGCGGTAACGGTATTTACAACTCCTTTTATGATTAAATATTCGCTTCCTTTTTCTGAATATTTGGCACATAACTTACCCCGAAAATGGACCAAACGAATTGAACGTTATTCGGCGAGTACGCAAGCTATAAAAACGGTTAGTTTGTGGCAAACGGTGATTAATGCTTTTTTGATTCAGGTGATTGTGCTTGTCGTAATTATTCTTGCAGTTATATTGCTTTCGTCCCGTTTTATATTGCCCTTAGTCGAAGATTATCATTTGGGAAATACAATGGGAGCCTTAATCACATTGGGGATAGTAGCACCATTTTTGTGGGCGCTTGCTTTTCGAAGAGTCGCCACTAATGAAGTTGAACAATTAATGCTGGACCGCAAATCCCGTGGACCGCTAACGATGCTATTTTTTATACGCATTCTGCTGTCCATTTTCTTTATTGGTTTATTGCTAAATATTTTCTTCTCTCCAAAAATCGCCTTGATTGCATTCATAATAGCAGTGGTAATTTATTTGATTTTTCAAAGAAAACTTCACATCCAATACCATAAAATTGAAAATCATTTTCTCGCCAATTTGAACGACCGCGAAATTGCGAGAGCCAAAAGAAGTCGCAGTGATTTAACGCCTTGGGACGGCCACATGGCAATATTTGACATTGCAGCAGAATCCAATATAGCCGGCGAATCATTGAAGAACCTTCAAATGAGGGAAAATCTAGGAATTAATATTGTTTCGATAAAACGGGGTGATATAACTATACATATTCCGAGTAGGAACGAACGTATTTTCCCAGGTGATGAAATTTGTGTTATCGGAACCGATGCCCAAGTACAGCAATTTAAAAAATATTTAGATCAGCATGAAATGGACGTTTCTCCGGAAACTGTGGAACCTGATATTGTTTTGCGCCAAATCGAACTAAAAAATCACACCTTTATTGGAAAAAGCATCAAAGAATCCAAACTCCGCGAGAAAACACAAGGTTTGATTGTAGGTATCGAAAAAAGAGGAAACCGAACGCTAAATCCAGAGTCTAATGTCATTCTGGAAAAAGATGATATTTTGTGGATTGTTGGCAACAAAAAACTGTTGGCGGATTTGGTGCATGATTAG
- a CDS encoding nitronate monooxygenase family protein, with protein sequence MKWTNNITRILNIEYPIIQAPMFGVTTPEMVAATSNINCLGSLALADLNPEKCVEAIRLTKQLTKNPFAVNIFVHDIPEITDKLRADYAKAKTFIEHLAEQNNLDINIPTIDQLKINSYHEQIDAIISENCKVLSFTFGNLDKYSIDKLKSNETILIGTCTSVSEAKILENSGIDIICVQGLEAGGHRGSFISEDIPKIGGLSLLAQVSEAVKVPIIYAGGIYNAKTLLASKTLGASGFQIGSLLLGSTESALKDFEKDRLRKVDEADIILTKSFSGRFARGIRNTFINSTEQTEFILPYPYQNKLTNELRRVSKLNKNVEFVNIWVGQSINEFSGQSTAEIIKNLIEQTSQ encoded by the coding sequence ATGAAATGGACAAACAACATAACCCGAATACTAAACATTGAATACCCAATTATTCAAGCACCAATGTTTGGAGTAACGACCCCTGAAATGGTTGCAGCGACTTCAAACATAAATTGTTTAGGTTCATTGGCTTTGGCCGACCTTAACCCTGAAAAATGCGTTGAAGCAATTCGCTTAACAAAGCAACTCACAAAAAATCCTTTTGCTGTAAATATTTTCGTTCACGATATACCCGAAATTACTGACAAGCTAAGAGCGGACTATGCAAAAGCAAAAACATTTATTGAACACTTAGCGGAACAAAACAATTTGGACATAAACATTCCAACCATTGACCAACTAAAAATCAATAGCTACCACGAACAAATTGACGCTATCATTTCCGAAAACTGTAAAGTTTTAAGTTTTACGTTTGGCAACCTTGACAAATACAGCATTGACAAACTGAAAAGCAACGAAACGATTTTAATTGGCACTTGCACTTCTGTAAGTGAAGCAAAAATCTTAGAGAATTCAGGAATTGACATTATTTGCGTCCAAGGATTGGAAGCAGGCGGTCACAGAGGAAGTTTTATTTCAGAGGACATTCCTAAAATTGGTGGTTTATCATTATTGGCACAAGTAAGTGAAGCTGTAAAAGTGCCAATCATTTACGCAGGTGGAATTTACAATGCAAAAACATTGTTAGCATCAAAAACTTTAGGTGCAAGTGGTTTTCAAATTGGAAGTTTACTTTTGGGTTCAACAGAAAGTGCGTTGAAAGATTTTGAAAAAGACCGACTGAGAAAGGTAGACGAAGCCGACATTATTTTGACAAAAAGTTTTTCGGGACGTTTTGCAAGAGGCATAAGAAACACATTCATTAACTCAACCGAACAGACAGAATTTATTTTACCTTATCCCTATCAAAACAAATTGACAAACGAATTAAGAAGAGTGTCTAAACTCAATAAAAATGTAGAGTTTGTAAACATTTGGGTCGGACAATCTATCAACGAGTTTAGCGGACAATCAACGGCAGAAATTATTAAGAATTTAATTGAACAAACATCTCAGTAA